A region of Leishmania mexicana MHOM/GT/2001/U1103 complete genome, chromosome 8 DNA encodes the following proteins:
- a CDS encoding putative poly(A) polymerase: MERAAEATLVGDAFPHFNFAADAAASTALRRATDAFSMEKTDEVVRLVRQLLEKLLQAEPSAAAAWTQVYVFGSSGLGAAITGSDIDLIALCSASVNTSLFFQKFPRSAEGRLQDVVVVTSARVPLIKFSYNGVHVDLLFASVDMRTAPDTNELLRDDFLSLVSLPCRATVNGIRTILEIRRRLPLPLDAYACVLRAVKYWAARRQVYGNLYTFPNGVCLAIMVARACQLCPVADSSVILRFFFSLYVWWLQRGTRIDPVSIVPTDENVAIARVPGMPPPWDAVWDAADLFPVLNPARPTVNAAHAVGRSGLQLFLKELLRAEQLCSLVPMPYSALWEPYNVLDEHRFFVGVHISSEHQSLAACEDTINAWKGYVESKLRMFVYALECVAEVRPFPCPVVDEPPRAVTRRGVTVHCRSRAFFFGVRNGNKDVAHSDVESAFREFEFAVTEGTTGKNPFVWNRSAMLGPRLSFFSIYDPLTADSPCQALYSACAEMMGSSV; this comes from the exons ATGGAgcgcgcggcggaggcgacacTCGTTGGGGATGCGTTTCCTCACTTCAActtcgccgccgacgcagcggcgtctACAGCACTGAGACGAGCCACAGATGCGTTTTCGATGGAAAAGACGGACGAGGTTGTGAGACTTGTTCGACAACTACTagagaagctgctgcaggcagagccgtcggctgcggctgcgtggaCACAAGTATACGTGTTTGGCTCGAGCGGTCTTGGTGCCGCTATCACGGGTAGTGATATTGATTT AATTGCATTGTGCTCCGCCTCTGTGAACACGAGTCTGTTTTTTCAGAAGTTCCCGCGCTCGGCTGAGGGGCGCCTGCAGGACGTCGTCGTGGTCACTTCGGCCCGCGTCCCTCTGATCAAGTTTTCGTACAATGGGGTTCATGTCGATCTCCTGTTTGCCTCCGTTGATATGCGGACGGCGCCTGACACGAATGAGTTACTGCGCGACGACTTTCTTTCCCTGGTGTCGCTTCCCTGTCGGGCGACCGTGAACGGGATCCGCACGATTCTGGAGATTCGTCGCCGCCTTCCCCTTCCACTTGACGCGTACGCCTGCGTGCTGCGTGCTGTTAAGTACtgggcggcgcggcggcaggtgTATGGGAACCTCTACACCTTCCCCAACGGCGTGTGTCTTGCCATTATGGTGGCCCGTGCCTGCCAGCTTTGCCCCGTCGCGGACAGTAGCGTGATtttgcgcttcttcttctccctGTACGTGTGGTGGCTCCAGCGTGGCACGCGCATCGATCCTGTTTCTATTGTGCCCACGGATGAGAACGTGGCCATCGCGCGAGTACCggggatgccgccgccgtgggaTGCTGTCTGGGACGCGGCGGACCTGTTCCCAGTGCTGAACCCGGCACGGCCCACCGTCAACGCCGCCCACGCGGTGGGCCGCAGTGGCCTGCAGCTCTTTTTGAAGGAACTCCTCCGCGCTGAGCAGTTGTGTTCCCTAGTCCCGATGCCGTACTCGGCACTATGGGAGCCATACAACGTACTCGATGAGCACCGCTTCTTTGTTGGCGTGCACATCTCGAGCGAGCACCAGTCACTTGCAGCGTGCGAGGACACTATCAATGCATGGAAGGGGTACGTAGAAAGCAAGTTACGTATGTTTGTGTACGCGCTGGAGTGCGTGGCCGAGGTGCGGCCGTTCCCATGCCCGGTTGTCGATGAGCCGCCCCGAGCAGTGACTCGGAGAGGGGTGACGGTGCACTGCCGCTCTCGCGCATTCTTCTTCGGCGTGCGCAACGGTAACAAGGATGTGGCTCACAGCGATGTGGAGTCCGCATTCAGAGAGTTTGAGTTTGCAGTGACCGAGGGCACAACGGGAAAGAATCCGTTTGTGTGGAACAGGTCAGCCATGCTGGGGCCACGGCTGTCCTTCTTCTCCATCTACGATCCGCTGACAGCCGACTCACCGTGCCAGGCACTTTacagcgcctgcgccgagATGATGGGGTCGTCGGTGTGA
- a CDS encoding putative protein kinase, with protein sequence MAQVAEESRALESKVFRSKYRQIKSIGKGSFGEAVLVRSKSDGKRYVAKAIDSISMTPKERRDVQNEIRILAAVDHPNIIRYHEHFEDDTLIFIIMEYADGGDLSSRIKEAKKQDVPQPFDPNLAMFWFLQICMALKYLHDNHILHRDLKTANIFLTSKNVVKLGDFGISTILQNTMACAKTVCGTPYYFSPELCQSKPYNNKSDVWALGVVFYETLTLHRPFNAKTLKDLLKKILAGSYDPIPTTIPVEMRSLCASLLQVNYLQRPSINRILESPYVQSTLRSFSEDLARQVEKDHIDFEAKKLSEREKHAKSSPIKEEVARISQEPAKPQLSEREQMAMLRGMDREKMKAMLAKQAAEEKSAPKTAAAPEQMCHPDVDDDGDYIAQKQAMVQNTKEIVGKSDLGGHPEEFGDGPADSAPQVETITLANGRTVLASDVRDHLEAEMGSELLNLAVELYNSGMMSGLTNSEMQHELTELLGPKFAHNSNAITKLAVWEGKQ encoded by the coding sequence atggcgCAGGTAGCAGAGGAGTCGCGGGCGCTGGAGAGCAAGGTGTTCCGCAGCAAATACCGCCAAATCAAGTCTATCGGCAAAGGCAGCTtcggcgaggcggtgctcGTCCGCTCAAAGTCGGATGGCAAGCGTTACGTGGCCAAGGCAATCGACTCCATCTCAATGACGCCCAAAGAGCGGCGTGACGTGCAGAATGAGATTCGCATTCTAGCGGCTGTCGACCACCCCAACATCATTCGCTACCACGAGCACTTCGAGGACGACACTCTCATCTTCATTATCATGGAATAcgcagacggcggcgactTGAGCTCCCGTATAAAGGAGGCAAAGAAGCAAGACGTGCCGCAGCCCTTCGACCCGAACTTGGCGATGTTCTGGTTTCTGCAGATCTGTATGGCGCTCAAGTACCTGCATGACAACCACATCCTTCACCGCGACCTCAAGACGGCCAACATCTTCCTCACTTCCAAGAACGTGGTGAAGCTTGGCGACTTCGGTATTTCAACCATTCTGCAGAACACGATGGCATGTGCCAAGACGGTGTGCGGCACCCCCTACTATTTCTCACCGGAGCTCTGCCAAAGCAAGCCGTATAACAACAAGAGTGATGTGTGGGCTCTCGGCGTCGTCTTCTACGAGACCCTCACCCTGCACCGCCCCTTCAACGCCAAGACGCTGAAGGACCTACTCAAGAAGATCTTAGCAGGTAGCTACGACCCGATCCCCACCACTATTCCGGTGGAGATGCGCTCCCTGTGTGCCAGCCTGCTGCAGGTGAACTACCTGCAGCGTCCCAGCATCAACCGCATCTTAGAGAGCCCCTACGTGCAAAGCACGCTGCGCAGCTTCAGTGAGGACCTGGCCCGCCAGGTGGAGAAGGACCACATCGACTTCGAGGCGAAGAAGCTTAGCGAACGCGAGAAGCATGCTAAGTCGAGCCCCAtcaaggaggaggtggcgaggATTTCACAGGAGCCGGCAAAACCGCAACTCAGCGAGCGCGAGCAGATGGCGATGCTGCGCGGCATGGACCGGGAGAAGATGAAGGCAATGCTGGCGAAGCAGGCCGCTGAGGAAAAGTCTGCGCCGaagacagcagcggcacctgAGCAGATGTGCCATCCCGACGTGGATGACGATGGCGACTACATTGCGCAGAAGCAGGCCATGGTGCAGAACACCAAGGAAATTGTGGGCAAGTCGGACCTTGGCGGGCACCCAGAGGAGTTCGGCGACGGCCCCGCCGACAGCGCCCCACAGGTGGAGACGATCACGCTGGCTAATGGGCGCACGGTGCTTGCCTCCGACGTACGTGACCAcctggaggcggagatgggCTCCGAGCTGCTGAATCTCGCTGTCGAGCTTTACAACTCTGGTATGATGAGCGGCCTCACCAACTCGGAGATGCAGCACGAGCTGACTGAACTTTTAGGACCGAAATTTGCGCACAACTCCAACGCCATCACGAAGCTGGCCGTCTGGGAGGGGAAGCAGTAA